The window GCAAATCGCATATCGGCAACGCAGGCAGGTGATCGCAGAATGAATAGCAGATCCAGATTCTACTGCACCCGCAGCCAGCAAAGTGATGAGCCTCACTCGCTAACGAGAACCTGCCACATTTGCTCCGCGTCACGATAGTCCGCAAACACCGCTAAGGCTCCGGCATCGACAAGTCGCTGGCGTTTCGCATCGTCACGAGCGATGCCGATGAAACGATAGCCGAGCTGCCGCGCAGCGCGAGCGTCCCAAATGCCGTCGCCGATGTAGGTGCAGCGCGTGAAATGCGGGACACCGAACTGGCTTTTCGCTCGCGCGAGCGCCGACTGCATGATCGCCTCCCGGCTATGACCATCGTCGGCGAAAGCAGCGGGAATCTCTCGGCAATCGAGTTTCGCACTTGCCAGCTTCAATCGCGCCGAGCGCTCCCAACCGCCACTCGCTAGAGCCACGCGATAGCCAGGCTCTGCGGCCAGTTTCGCCATAAACTCTGCAGCCCCAGCGATCATTCGAAGCGGCGCAGCTTCCGCTGACCTACCAATCAGCTCGACAAAGCAATTCCGCACCGCAGCGATTTCTTCTGTTCGCGGCGGCCGCTGCAGTCGAGTTTGAAACAAGTGCGCGAGAATTCCTTCGTCGGTGCAATGCGGGTATTGCGACCAATCGCCATCGACGTCGGTGAAGCCCAAAACTTCGGCGAGCGCCTGCAGATAGCTGGCGTCATCGACAGTATTTGATTCCGTGAGCGTGCCGTCGATATCGAACATCACCAGTTGCACCGCGTCGCAACTCACTTGATGTCATCGATCAGCGATGTTCCGTGGCGATATTCCTTCACCACCATTTGAATGAAGTGCATCTTTTTCAGAACCGGCCGCGACATCACGAAGGGATAAAAGTCGTGCTGTCCCATGCTGCGGGCGAGTTCGTTGAGCACCGTTGTCAGTTGAATCCAGGAGTTGACTAGCTTGACGACACGATCGGCATCGGGCGCATTCGGGTCGTACAAATCTTCGACCGTAAACGGCTCGACTTCGGCTTCGACATCTTCGCCGCGCAAGCCAAAGCCCAGCGCCGTGTCGAGGCTGTCGACGACGTGCAGATAGTGAGCCCAGGTTTCGGCCCAATCTTCCCAAGGGTGTACCGAAGCGTAAGAGCTGATGTGCTGATCGCGCCAATCCGGCGGCGGCCCCTGATCGTAGTTCTTGCGAAGAGCGGCGGCGTAGTCGGCACGCTCATCGCCAAAGAGTTTGCGGAATTTATCGAGCCAAGGCGTGTCCCAAATCAGCCGATCCCAATAGTAATGTCCGACTTCGTGGCGAAAATGGCCGAGCAAGGTGCGATAGGGCTCGCGCATTTCGTGGCGGGCTTTTTCGCGGATCGAATCGTTGGCTTCTTCGACATTGAGCGTGATCAGGCCGCTGGCGTGGCCTGTCAACACCCGCGGTCCTTTTTCGGGCGAGCGGAGAAAATCAAACATCAAGCCGTTCGTGGTGTCCTCACTCACCTTCGACTGCACCGGCAGGCCCAGGCTGAGAAGCTGGGCCACGAGCCGCCGCTTGGCATTTTCGATTAGCCGCCAGTAACGGGCATTGTCGGCATTGTTCAGGTCGGGAATGGTGTTGTTCAACCGGCACGAACGACAGAGCGGCTCTTCTTCGAGCGCGGGGACCAGCCAATTGCAACCAGCGGGCGAATCGAAATTGCCACACCGCTTCCAGAGCGGCTTGTCTTCTTTTTGGCCGAAAGCTTTGAACGTCCGAGCCGTAGGGCCTGGCTCCAGCGGAATGATCTTCAACTCTTCCGGATCGAATCCGAGCGGCGTCTTGCAGGCGAGACAAATGCTGTTGCGAAAGAAAACCGGCCGCCCACATTGGCAGCGATACGCCTGCCCGCGGCCTGAAGGCTCCTGAGTTCGCCAGGCATCCGCCAGTCGTTTGCTGATCGATTCAAAAATACTGAGCATGGAGTTTTGTTGAAAGTGAATTGGTCGGAGAGGCAGCGAGGTAAAGATCATTGGAATCCGCCCCAGACACAGCGCACGGAAGTTGGCTGAGAAACTTCGCGTGGGCGTGGTTGCAAGTCGCGTACCTTGCCGAATTCCTTTTCGGCGAGACCGTTTTCTTGCAGGGGTTCGTGGCCGGCTCGTTTCTTGGGGAGGTTGTTGCGCCGCCACGATGAACGATCGGCTTCCAGTTACCGCAGCCAGTATCGGGTGCTGCGGAAAATTGGTCAATGATTCGCCGCCGCAGACAGGAGTCGGCTCTAAGAAAATGAGGTGAACCTCGCTGACGGCGTGTATGATCAGCCGAGCCTCGCGGCGCGTTTCGACGAATCATCCCCTCCCTGGTGAAGTCCGATGTTACCTGCCAATCTACTCGCCGAGCACGGCTTTAGCGGCTTGGATGGGCTCTACGCCATGGTGGTCATGGTCGTCCTGTTTGTGATCTTGCTGATTGCCGGAATCGCTGTTTTCTCGCTGGTTGGAACCTGGTGGTTGGCCCGAATGAATGCTGGCGGTTACGACAGCAAGCTCACCAGCTCGCGCCTGCGCCGCGTCGCTCTCGCCTTGGCCATTTTCAGCCAGGCCCTGGGGGCTTTCGGCGTCATCTCGCTGCTGTCGACCAAGTACGAACCGGGCGGCATTGCCAACTTGGTGCTGCCAATCCGCGATCCCGAGGAAAAAAACATCGAGGTCGCGACCAATGACGCCATCTCGACTGCCAGCGGTGCAGCCGAACTGTTCTTCGCGGTGGTTCTGCTGGCCTGTGCGGCCTTCGCCTTTTCTCGATCGCTGCGAGATCGGATCGAAAATCACAGGAGGTAAGCCGCACGTGCTGGAGACGCGAGCGCAGGCTCCGTTCAGCTACCGCGGCTTGACCTTGCCCGGCGCAATTTCCGCCTGCCATTCGCTGAGCAGTTTAAGCGCTGCCATCGGCGAGAGCTCGTTGGTATCGAGCTGGCGGATCTTTTCGATCAGCGGGTGTTCTTCGGGCGCGAAAAGCGTCAGCTGCAAATCGCCTTTGCGTTTGGTTTTTGGTTTGACGAGCTTCGATTGACCGTTGCTGCCGACGTGATCTTGCTCGAGCTGCGCGAGAATCTGCTTGGCTCGTTCGTTCACACTCCGCGGCACACCGGCCAGGCGGGCGACGTGAATGCCGTAGCTCTTGTCGGCGGCGCCAGGAAGGATCTTGTGTAGGAAGATGACCTGCTCTTCCCATTCTTTCACGGCGACGTTGAGGTTCCGCACACCCGCCATCGTGCCGGCGAGGTCGGTCAGCTCGTGGTAGTGCGTGGCGAAGAATGTGCGACAACCGACCGTATCGTGCAGGTGTTCGACGATCGCCCAGGCCAGCGAAATGCCGTCGTACGTGCTCGTGCCGCGACCGATTTCGTCGAGCACGACCAGACTGCGCGTTGTCGCCGTGTTCAAGATGCGGGCCGTCTCGGTCATCTCAACCATGAACGTGCTCTGCCCGCGCGATAGCTCATCACTGGCCCCGACCCGTGCGAAAACGCGATCGGCGATCCCAATCGTCGCCATCTTCGCGGGCACGAAGCTGCCGATCTGAGCCATCACTGTTAGGAGTGCGACCTGGCGAATGTACGTGCTCTTACCGGCCATGTTCGGGCCGGTGATGAGCAGCACAAAACCGTCGTCGCCACCGCAGTGAGCATCGTTGGGAACGAACGAGCCTTGCGTTTCGATCACATCGAGCACCGGATGCCGACCATCGACGATTCGCAGCTCCGGTTCATTCGTCATCGCCGGCCGACAGTAATTTCGCTGACAGGCGAGTTGTGCGAGCGAGGTGAGCACATCGAGTTGCGCGAGGGCTGCCGCTGTCGCTTGCAGCCGCCGCGTCATCGCCTGCACTGCATCGCGGAGCTTCAGAAAAATCTCGTACTCGAGTTCCTTGGCTTTGTCGTCGGCGCTCAGGACCTGCTCTTCGTATTCCTTCAGCTCGGGCGTGACGTAGCGTTCGCTATTGGTCGTCGTTTGTTTGCGATGATAATTGGGCGGCGTTTTGTCTTTGTGGCTGTTGGTGATCTCGATGTAGTAGCCGAAAACTTTGTTGAAGGCGACCTTGAGATTTGGAATGCCGGTGCGGGCCGCTTCGTCGGCCTGGTACTTGGCGATCCATTGCTTGCCGCCGGCGGCCAGGTCGCGGAGCTTGTCGAGATTGCTGTGATAACCACCGCGAATGATCCCGCCGTCGCGCGGTTGCAACGGGCAATCGTCGACAAGGGCCGATTCGAGCTGTGCACGAATCTCAGGGCAGAGATCAATGGCTTGTTCGAGTTCACCGAGCAGCTTTGCCGTTCGCGCGGTTAGTTTTGCTTTCAGCTTCGGCAGCGCGGCGAGCGTTCTACCGACAAACGACAGGTCTCGCGGGCTGGCGCGACCCGTGGCGACACGCGCGAGCAATCGCTGCAAATCGTACACGCCGCGGAGTTGCTCTCGGAGTTCATCGCGCAGTGCGGAGTCTTTTGCCAGTTCCGCGACGGCATTGAGGCGGCCTTCGATTTGCTCGAGATCGGTGAGCGGACTCGCCAGCCAATCGGCGAGCAAACGGCCACCCATGGGCGTGCAGGTTTTATCGATCGCGGCGAGGAGTGAACCAGCGCGGGAACCAGTTCGCAGCGTGCGCGTCAGTTCCAAGCTGCGGCGAGTCGCTTCGTCGATCTCGAGCGACTGACCGCTGCGGTAAGGGAGCAGACGATCGATGTGCTGCAGATTGGTCTTCTGCGTTTCCTGGAGATAGTCGAGCACCGCGCCGGCCGCTCGCAGGGCAGGGGTGTCTTCGTCGGTGAACCCAAAGCCATCGAGGCTGAATGTTTGAAAATGCCGCGCGAGCGAATTCACGCCCGTGTCGTGTGCAAACGCCCAGGTTGGGCGCTTGGTCAGGATGCTTTTGGCCGGCAGATGCAACTTGAACTCCGCATCGTCGGCGAGCAGGCACTCGACCGGACCAATCCGTGCGATCTCATCATTCAAGCGAGCCAGCGGCACCACGGCGGCGAAGAATCGGCCCGTCGACAGATCGCACCAGGCAACACCGGCCGCGTCACTATCACCCACGGGCAGCGCGATAATTGCTCTCCAGCGGATCGAGCAGCGCATCGTCGGTGAGCGTGCCCGAACTGACGACGCGAGTGATTTCGCGCTTGACGATTCCCTTGGCTTGCTTGGGATCCTCAACCTGTTCGCAGACCGCGGCTCGCAGGCCGGTGGCGATTAACTTGGCGAGATAACTCTCGAGCTGATGGTACGGAAAGCCCGCCATCGGAATCGGGTTCTCGCCCTTGTCGCGACTGGTGAGCGTGAGCCCCAGAATCCGCGATGCCGTCTTCGCATCCTCGAAAAACAGCTCGTAAAAATCTCCCATCCGAAACAACAACAGCGCATCGCCGCACGCCTGCTTGGCGTCGTGATATTGCTGCATCATGGGAGTGGGGGCGGCGGCCATCGGCGGATTTTACGCGAGTGGAAAAAATCCGCGAGGGGAGGGTGGAGGGAATGCAGAAGGAAGAAGGCGGAATGCAGGAGTGGAGACGAACGGTTGGGCAGTTTATTCGGTCACTTGATCGAGCACCGGCGTGTTGTTGGATCGTTGTTTGACCACGTAGTTCACAGCCTTCGTCACCGGCTTCGTAGGATCGCTATTGTCGGTGATCAACTGGCCATCGGCGGTGAACTCTTCTTTTTTGTCGCCGCGGGTTCGCGTCCAGCCGACGAGCTTGTCCCCTTCGTAGTGATATTCGTCTTTCCAGCTCTTCGGAATATCGAAGGCCGGATCGACGTAGTTTCCTTTCTCATTCGCGCCAGTGTAAGTCACGCTCTTGATGCGGCCCTGGTCATCGTATTCGCGGGCTTCGTTGTCGAGCGTGTTCACACAGAAGAACGCTGGCGGCGAATAGTGTTCGCCGTTGAAGGCAAACAAGCCGATATCAATGCGGTTCGATTCCATCTTCGAATCGGGCGCGATCGGCGCACGGGGTTGCCAGGTGAGGGTAATTTCGGCAGTCACGCCGGCCGGCGAAGGTTTGATTTCAATCTTGCTGGCGTCGCCGCGGAGAACCTTCCAGTGATAGGTGAGCGGCTTGCCGTTGAACTCCATTCCTTTTGCTGAGAGCGTGTAAGTTCGCTTTTGCTGCGTGCTCCGCCAGATGCGTGCGGCGACGAACGGCGTATCGAAGAGATTTTCGCGTTCGCCGCTGTCGAAGTAGTCTACGCCTAGCTTCGGCTTGTCTTCCTTGTCAACTTTGAGCAACGCGAGCGGCGGCAGCGACTTAGGGGTGAACGAATGGGCCAGTTCGATCATTCGCATGACGTCGAGATTCGCGCTGTCGAACACCGTAGGATGCGCCACGCCACTCAAGTAATCTTCGTCGGTCTTCACCGGTTTGTTCGAACGGCGAAAGACGTACTGCACAGCCGGCATGAGCATCTTTTTCTCGACAAGCTTGGCCTTCACCTCCGGATGAAACGCTGCGAGCGTGCAAGCAATGGCATCCATGAACGCCCGATCGCTGCCAGAGGAACCTTGACTGGTGATGACGTACGGCAGGTTGGCAGCGTAGACATCGCCATAACCGTCACCTTCGCCGTTGTGGCCGGGGTCGTGATCGCGATGCTCGGGATAGAAGTAGAGGTGATTGTTGACGTACTGCGCGAGTAGCGACTCGATGCCGCCAGGCCGTGTGTAGGCGATGCGCGGGTTGCTCCGCCAGCCTGGGCCAGCGGTTTGGGCCGTTGACGAATTACCGATGACGCAGGTCATTCCTGAGGCGTGAAACAAGTTGGTTAGCTGCACGCCATAGCCAGTTTCCTTGCTCACGGATTCGTCGTATTCGATCCGTGTCATTTGTAAGAAACTGCCGTAATCCATATTGGAATGGTCGCGGTCGCAGTTGTCGTAGATGTCACCCAAGTTTCCGGCTGCAGTGCCTTCGTCGATCCACTGATTCAAAAGTTTGCCGACTTCACCGTGCGCCTTCACACGCAGATCGGCGGAGTTCCAAGCACTGATCACAGGACCACCGAGCAAGACACGCACCTGATTGAGCTGAGGATCGTAGATTGCACTCCCGCTTTTCACTTTCACAACGCCATCTACAAAGTCGCCTGGGCTGATTCTGAAATGCATTGGATTCGCAACGAGTTTACTAGCCGTTTCTACGAGTTTGGCAAACTTCGGATCGTCACGCAGGCTTGCCAGGTCTTCGTCTTGCTGCATGTGCGCCACGTTGCCGAAGCCCGCCAGGATCGCTTTCTCGAGATTTGCGAGGGCATCTTGCTTCTTTCCCTGCAACGCTTGAAAACAAGCGAGGTTGTAAGACGTCAACGGAAAGAACGGCGCGATCTGCTGGGCTCGCGCGGTGATTGCTTCCCCTTCGGCATATTTCTTCTGCTGGCCTGCCTGGGCTCCTGCGGCCATCAGGTTGCCGGCCGCGATCACTCGCTGTGGTTTTTGAAAGACGGAAATCTCGTCCACAGGTTCTTGCGCCAATACCTGACAGCAAAAAACGAAAGAAATAACAGCGGTAATGATCTTCATTTTATCTCTTGCGCCAAATTCCGTAGGCGGACTTGCAGTTTGTCGAAAAGAACCGTTCTTGATCTTTGGCCGGGCGATTCGCCAGGTATTGTCGCACAATATCCAGCACGGTTTCGTAGGAAGCTGCTCGAGTGCTGACCGGCCAATTGCTACCGTACAACAGTCGGTCCGATCCCCAGATCGACCACAAGGCATCGAGAACTGGGCGATAAAAATCCACATTGCGCGGAGCATCGCCCTCGCGTTTGCCGGTCGACTCGACGAGCGCGGAGACCTTGCAGTAAACGTTGGGGTACTCCGCCGCGGCCTTCATCCCTTCCAGCCATTTCGCCGGTGGCGGGCCGCCGTCGATCTTCAGATTGCCGCAGTGGTTGATGCAAAAGCGAGGGCGATTCATCGGCCGCAGAGCTTTGTTCAGCGCGGCAACTTCGCCGGGCGTTTCGGGGCCGCCGTTGACCTCCACGATGCGATCGGCCTGATGAACCGCGAACATGTGATTCAAAAATTGGCCGTCGGAAATTCCTTCGACCACGGCCCCAGTATTGATCCGGAATCCGCAAAAGAGTTGGCTTTGACAGAAGCGTTTTAAGTCGTTCGCAAAACGATCCGTCCCAGGCTTCAGGTTGCCGATGACGCCGAGGATGCTTTTGTTTTCCTGGGCAAGATCAAGCAGCCACTGATTATCTTCGACCCACGGACTCGCTTCGACGACGATGGTGCCCAGCACACCGAGCGGCTGCGTGAGCTTTTCAAACTCCGCCGGCAGCACGGGGCGATAGAGAACCTTGTCGTCCTTCCCCGGCCACGGCACTCCTTCTTTCCGCTCGGGATCGTAGAAGTGCGTATGC is drawn from Anatilimnocola floriformis and contains these coding sequences:
- a CDS encoding HAD family hydrolase, with the protein product MSCDAVQLVMFDIDGTLTESNTVDDASYLQALAEVLGFTDVDGDWSQYPHCTDEGILAHLFQTRLQRPPRTEEIAAVRNCFVELIGRSAEAAPLRMIAGAAEFMAKLAAEPGYRVALASGGWERSARLKLASAKLDCREIPAAFADDGHSREAIMQSALARAKSQFGVPHFTRCTYIGDGIWDARAARQLGYRFIGIARDDAKRQRLVDAGALAVFADYRDAEQMWQVLVSE
- a CDS encoding zinc-binding metallopeptidase family protein yields the protein MLSIFESISKRLADAWRTQEPSGRGQAYRCQCGRPVFFRNSICLACKTPLGFDPEELKIIPLEPGPTARTFKAFGQKEDKPLWKRCGNFDSPAGCNWLVPALEEEPLCRSCRLNNTIPDLNNADNARYWRLIENAKRRLVAQLLSLGLPVQSKVSEDTTNGLMFDFLRSPEKGPRVLTGHASGLITLNVEEANDSIREKARHEMREPYRTLLGHFRHEVGHYYWDRLIWDTPWLDKFRKLFGDERADYAAALRKNYDQGPPPDWRDQHISSYASVHPWEDWAETWAHYLHVVDSLDTALGFGLRGEDVEAEVEPFTVEDLYDPNAPDADRVVKLVNSWIQLTTVLNELARSMGQHDFYPFVMSRPVLKKMHFIQMVVKEYRHGTSLIDDIK
- a CDS encoding amidohydrolase family protein, encoding MSPFPCPLSRRILLQSTAAVAALSFANEVHADPAKDLSIVDTHTHFYDPERKEGVPWPGKDDKVLYRPVLPAEFEKLTQPLGVLGTIVVEASPWVEDNQWLLDLAQENKSILGVIGNLKPGTDRFANDLKRFCQSQLFCGFRINTGAVVEGISDGQFLNHMFAVHQADRIVEVNGGPETPGEVAALNKALRPMNRPRFCINHCGNLKIDGGPPPAKWLEGMKAAAEYPNVYCKVSALVESTGKREGDAPRNVDFYRPVLDALWSIWGSDRLLYGSNWPVSTRAASYETVLDIVRQYLANRPAKDQERFFSTNCKSAYGIWRKR
- a CDS encoding tetratricopeptide repeat protein, which codes for MDEISVFQKPQRVIAAGNLMAAGAQAGQQKKYAEGEAITARAQQIAPFFPLTSYNLACFQALQGKKQDALANLEKAILAGFGNVAHMQQDEDLASLRDDPKFAKLVETASKLVANPMHFRISPGDFVDGVVKVKSGSAIYDPQLNQVRVLLGGPVISAWNSADLRVKAHGEVGKLLNQWIDEGTAAGNLGDIYDNCDRDHSNMDYGSFLQMTRIEYDESVSKETGYGVQLTNLFHASGMTCVIGNSSTAQTAGPGWRSNPRIAYTRPGGIESLLAQYVNNHLYFYPEHRDHDPGHNGEGDGYGDVYAANLPYVITSQGSSGSDRAFMDAIACTLAAFHPEVKAKLVEKKMLMPAVQYVFRRSNKPVKTDEDYLSGVAHPTVFDSANLDVMRMIELAHSFTPKSLPPLALLKVDKEDKPKLGVDYFDSGERENLFDTPFVAARIWRSTQQKRTYTLSAKGMEFNGKPLTYHWKVLRGDASKIEIKPSPAGVTAEITLTWQPRAPIAPDSKMESNRIDIGLFAFNGEHYSPPAFFCVNTLDNEAREYDDQGRIKSVTYTGANEKGNYVDPAFDIPKSWKDEYHYEGDKLVGWTRTRGDKKEEFTADGQLITDNSDPTKPVTKAVNYVVKQRSNNTPVLDQVTE